Below is a window of Bacteroidales bacterium DNA.
TAATAGCTGATCATTTTACCCTTTCGTCGAACAAAATGATGAAATCCGTTCAGATTTTTGATCTGTTGGGAAAACAGGTTTCAGAGCAAACATTTGCCAATCCGCTCAGTGAAGCCGAAGTGGTGTTAGAGACAAGTTATCACGGGCTTTATCTGGTGAAAATTAACTTCCTGAATGGTGCAACCACCACACAAAAGATTCTCGTAAAATAGTTCATACCATACCGCCAAATCAGAAGAACACCTGTGTACATCAAGACGACCGTACAGGTGTTTTTTTGGCTTTTTAAAGACACGAATTATGAATTACAAAATTTTATTTTTCTCCTTGTTTTTTGCCTGCAGTATTTCTGTTTTGGCACAAAAGCAAACGGTAAGCGGCGTGGTGAAAGACGTCTTTTTAGGAGAAACTCTTATTGGCGCCAATGTGCTTCTTAAAGGAACCGTAACGGGAGCCGTCACTGATATTGAGGGGAACTTCTCTTTTCAGTTGGAGCGGGGCACGTATACTTTGGTTGCCTCCTATGTAGGTTACGAAAGCCAAACCAAGGAGATCACGGTTGCCGACAGGCCGGTGGGAGTGAATTTTAATCTTGAAACGATACAGCTGGATGAGGTTTCGATTATTGGTGATGTAGCCCGGTCGCGCGAAACGCCTGTAGCTTTTGTTACTATTTTGCCAGCGAAAATTGAAGAACGCCTTGCCGGCCAGGATATTCCGATGCTGCTCAATAGAACTCCCGGCGTATATGCAACCCAGCAAGGCGGTGGCGACGGCGATGCGCGCATTACCATTCGCGGTTTCAGCCAGCGCAATGTGGCGGTGATGCTCGACGGTATTCCGGTAAACGATATGGAAAACGGTTGGGTGTATTGGAGCAACTGGTTTGGGCTCGATGCTGTTACCCGAAGCATTCAGGTTCAGCGCGGGC
It encodes the following:
- a CDS encoding T9SS type A sorting domain-containing protein, producing MYPNPVIADHFTLSSNKMMKSVQIFDLLGKQVSEQTFANPLSEAEVVLETSYHGLYLVKINFLNGATTTQKILVK